One region of Polyodon spathula isolate WHYD16114869_AA chromosome 25, ASM1765450v1, whole genome shotgun sequence genomic DNA includes:
- the LOC121300303 gene encoding GTP-binding nuclear protein Ran produces the protein MAAQGGEPQVQFKLVLVGDGGTGKTTFVKRHLTGEFEKKYVATLGVEVHPLVFHTNRGPIKFNVWDTAGQEKFGGLRDGYYIQAQCAIIMFDVTSRVTYKNVPNWHRDLVRVCENIPIVLCGNKVDIKDRKVKAKSIVFHRKKNLQYYDISAKSNYNFEKPFLWLARKLIGDPNLEFVAMPALAPPEVVMDPALAAQYEQDLQVAQSTALPDDEDDL, from the exons ATGGCTGCACAAGGTGGAGAACCCCAAGTTCAGTTTAAG CTTGTTCTAGTCGGAGATGGAGGTACTGGCAAAACTACCTTTGTAAAACGTCACTTGACTGGAGAGTTTGAGAAGAAATATGTAG CTACCTTGGGAGTTGAGGTTCACCCGCTTGTGTTTCATACAAACAGAGGCCCTATTAAATTCAATGTCTGGGACACAGCTGGTCAAGAGAAATTTGGTGGCCTTCGAGATGGCTATTATATTCAAG CTCAGTGTGCCATTATCATGTTTGATGTAACATCAAGGGTAACATACAAAAATGTCCCCAACTGGCACAGAGATTTGGTACGAGTCTGTGAGAATATCCCCATTGTGTTGTGTGGCAACAAAGTCGACATCAAAGACAGGAAGGTGAAGGCAAAGTCCATTGTCTTCCATAGAAAGAAGAACCTCCAG TATTATGACATTTCTGCCAAAAGTAACTACAACTTTGAAAAGCCCTTCCTTTGGCTTGCCAGAAAGTTGATTGGAGACCCTAACCTGGAGTTTGTGGCTATGCCCGCATTGGCACCACCAGAGGTTGTTATGGATCCAGCATTGGCAGCACAGTACGAGCAAGATTTACAG GTTGCTCAGTCTACTGCCCTGCCAGATGATGAGGATGATCTGTGA
- the LOC121300021 gene encoding syntaxin-2-like isoform X2, whose product MRDRLADLTGFSKSEDEEATVTIEKDQSMDGFFQNVEEVRDLIDKIATHVEEVKKKHSVILSAPNPEEKTQEELEQLNNEIKKKANKIQAKLKSMEQNFSQEQNQHSVRHRIQDTQHSVLSLKFGEVMTKYNETQISFRERSKGRIQRQLEITGKVTTDDELEDMLESGNPSIFTCDIISDSHITRQALNEIESRHKDIIKLESSIKELHEMFVDMAMLVESQGETINNIEKHVTNSVDYIEHAKEETKKALKYQSKARRKMFLLSICVVVSLIILAIIIAVSLS is encoded by the exons ATGAGGGACCGGTTGGCTGATCTGACAGGC tttagcAAGAGTGAAGATGAAGAAGCCACTGTCACTATTGAGAAAGACCAGTCCATGGATGGATTCTTCCAAAAT gtTGAAGAAGTTCGAGACCTTATTGATAAAATTGCAACTCATGTAGAGgaagtaaaaaagaaacacagtgtCATCCTGTCTGCCCCGAATCCTGAGGAAA AAACACAGGAAGAACTTGAGCAGCTTAATAATGAAATCaagaaaaaagccaacaaaattcAAGCAAAGTTAAAGT cAATGGAACAAAACTTTTCCCAGGAACAAAACCAACATTCAGTGCGCCACCGTATTCAAGACACGCAG CACTCGGTGCTATCTCTGAAGTTTGGGGAAGTCATGACGAAATACAATGAAACTCAAATATCATTTCGGGAAAGAAGTAAAGGAAGAATACAAAGGCAGCTGGAGATAA CTGGTAAAGTGACCACAGACGATGAACTGGAAGATATGCTAGAAAGTGGCAACCCTTCTATTTTTACTTGTGAT ATCATCTCAGACTCCCATATCACTCGGCAGGCGTTGAATGAGATTGAATCCCGACACAAAGACATCATCAAACTGGAATCGAGCATTAAGGAGCTGCATGAGATGTTTGTGGACATGGCCATGCTCGTGGAATCTCAG gggGAAACGATAAATAACATAGAGAAACACGTAACAAATTCAGTTGACTATATAGAACATGCCaaagaagaaacaaagaaagCCTTGAAATACCAGAGTAAAGCCAGAAGG aaaatgtttctGCTATCTATTTGTGTGGTTGTTAGTCTCATCATTTTGGCTATTATCATCGCGGTGTCTCTGTCATAG
- the LOC121300021 gene encoding syntaxin-2-like isoform X1, producing MRDRLADLTGFSKSEDEEATVTIEKDQSMDGFFQNVEEVRDLIDKIATHVEEVKKKHSVILSAPNPEEKTQEELEQLNNEIKKKANKIQAKLKSMEQNFSQEQNQHSVRHRIQDTQHSVLSLKFGEVMTKYNETQISFRERSKGRIQRQLEITGKVTTDDELEDMLESGNPSIFTCDIISDSHITRQALNEIESRHKDIIKLESSIKELHEMFVDMAMLVESQGETINNIEKHVTNSVDYIEHAKEETKKALKYQSKARRKSFIIAIVVVILLGVIALIIGLSVGIK from the exons ATGAGGGACCGGTTGGCTGATCTGACAGGC tttagcAAGAGTGAAGATGAAGAAGCCACTGTCACTATTGAGAAAGACCAGTCCATGGATGGATTCTTCCAAAAT gtTGAAGAAGTTCGAGACCTTATTGATAAAATTGCAACTCATGTAGAGgaagtaaaaaagaaacacagtgtCATCCTGTCTGCCCCGAATCCTGAGGAAA AAACACAGGAAGAACTTGAGCAGCTTAATAATGAAATCaagaaaaaagccaacaaaattcAAGCAAAGTTAAAGT cAATGGAACAAAACTTTTCCCAGGAACAAAACCAACATTCAGTGCGCCACCGTATTCAAGACACGCAG CACTCGGTGCTATCTCTGAAGTTTGGGGAAGTCATGACGAAATACAATGAAACTCAAATATCATTTCGGGAAAGAAGTAAAGGAAGAATACAAAGGCAGCTGGAGATAA CTGGTAAAGTGACCACAGACGATGAACTGGAAGATATGCTAGAAAGTGGCAACCCTTCTATTTTTACTTGTGAT ATCATCTCAGACTCCCATATCACTCGGCAGGCGTTGAATGAGATTGAATCCCGACACAAAGACATCATCAAACTGGAATCGAGCATTAAGGAGCTGCATGAGATGTTTGTGGACATGGCCATGCTCGTGGAATCTCAG gggGAAACGATAAATAACATAGAGAAACACGTAACAAATTCAGTTGACTATATAGAACATGCCaaagaagaaacaaagaaagCCTTGAAATACCAGAGTAAAGCCAGAAGG AAAAGTTTTATAATTGCCATAGTTGTGGTGATTCTTCTTGGTGTAATTGCACTAATCATTGGTCTCTCAGTGGGAATTAAGTAG